One part of the Eucalyptus grandis isolate ANBG69807.140 chromosome 10, ASM1654582v1, whole genome shotgun sequence genome encodes these proteins:
- the LOC104421487 gene encoding uncharacterized protein LOC104421487, whose protein sequence is MEPLYAKLYDKYTKLKAKKFSALEDVNKEQELKFMNYMTAAEELIQHLRDENDNLRAKIDELAAATGSNVDESSMENQKLLIEEIQKNKELSEEVARLRRLLDRDPTFIQDQGGNDDKQLRTPEGEQPKSDMPHGSYQSSRRKRRRHSETDTSNAVRPHTDVQENSQLLGLEEEFHGDVVPRGAVQDAHQPGCCVRTDEKSGGGVSGSSTLECMFQALIQYILGMKFSIGNQTGKFCLVALHESSGYSFSLTWANGASGASGGDVELMYSVLSLGTYERIAPEWMREVIKFSISMCPVFFQRISRVIR, encoded by the exons ATGGAGCCTCTGTACGCTAAGCTGTACGACAAGTACACCAAGCTCAAG GCGAAGAAATTCAGCGCCTTGGAGGATGTCAACAAGGAGCAAGAACTGAAGTTCATGAATTACATGACTG CTGCAGAGGAGTTGATACAGCACTTGAGGGATGAGAATGACAATTTGCGTGCGAAAATCGATGAATTGGCGGCTGCTACAGG ATCGAATGTGGACGAGTCCAGTATGGAAAACCAAAAGCTTTTGATTGAAGAAATCCAGAAGA ATAAAGAACTTTCTGAAGAAGTTGCCAGACTCCGCAGGCTGCTAGACAGGGACCCTACCTTCATCCAAGATCAGGGGGGAAATGATGATAAACAGCTGCGTACGCCTGAAGGTGAACAGCCAAAATCAGACATGCCTCATGGCTCTTATCAATCATCAAGAAGAAAGCGTAGGAGGCATTCTGAGACTGATACTAGTAATGCAGTTAGGCCTCATACTGATGTTCAAGAGAATTCTCAGCTTCTAGGTTTAGAGGAAGAGTTTCATGGGGATGTTGTGCCCCGCGGAGCCGTTCAAGATGCTCATCAG CCAGGGTGCTGCGTAAGAACAGATGAAAAATCAG GTGGTGGAGTGAGTGGCAGTTCAACATTGGAGTGCATGTTTCAAGCCCTAATTCAGTACATACTTggtatgaaattttcaattggCAATCAAACTGGAAAATTTTGCCTCGTAGCACTCCATGAATCAAGCG GCTATTCATTCAGTCTCACCTGGGCCAATGGAGCGTCTGGAGCGTCTGGAGGGGATGTAGAGTTGATGTACAGCGTGCTATCGCTGGGAACCTACGAGAGAATCGCTCCCGAATGGATGAGGGAGGTTATCAAATTTAGTATAAGCATGTGCCCTGTTTTCTTCCAACGAATTTCACGGGTGATTAGATGA
- the LOC104421489 gene encoding ubiquitin-conjugating enzyme E2 20 translates to MAAVNSYAETPQERYQGNTPAAAPPSKQPLPAAKSVDTQSVLKRLQSELMSLMMSGDPGISAFPEEDNIFCWKGTITGSKDTVFEGTEYKLSLSFPNDYPFKPPKVKFETACFHPNVDIYGNICLDILQDKWSSAYDVRTILLSIQSLLGEPNTSSPLNTQAAQLWSNQEEYRKMVEKLYKPPTA, encoded by the exons ATGGCCGCCGTCAACAGCTACGCCGAGACTCCGCAGGAGAGGTACCAGGGCAACACGCCGGCCGCCGCGCCGCCTTCCAAGCAGCCGCTCCCGGCGGCGAAGAGCGTCGACACCCAGTCCGTGCTCAAGAG GTTGCAATCTGAATTGATGTCTTTAATG ATGAGCGGCGATCCCGGGATCTCTGCATTCCCAGAGGAAGATAATATATTCTGCTGGAAAGGAACGATCACCGGAAGCAAAGACACGGTGTTCGAAGGGACGGAGtacaagctctctctctccttcccgaATGACTACCCTTTCAAGCCCCCGAAGGTCAAGTTCGAGACCGCCTGCTTTCACCCCAATGTCGACATCTACGGCAACATCTGCTTGGACATTTTGCAG GACAAGTGGTCTTCTGCGTACGATGTAAGAACCATATTGCTCTCTATCCAGAGTCTTCTTGGAG AACCAAACACAAGCTCGCCTTTGAACACCCAAGCAGCACAGCTATGGAGCAATCAGGAAG AGTATAGGAAGATGGTGGAGAAGTTGTACAAACCTCCAACTGCTTAG